The DNA segment GGATTCAATTTTTAATTTGTCGCTGAATGTTTCTGTAAGTAGATAAGCTGGAAACGCCATGAGGGAACCTATGAGTGCCATTCCAATTTTTATACCGAAGAATGGGTTTCCAGTCAATGCCACAAATGGGGTTAATAAATAGTAAACAAGTGGAGGGTCATTACTGGCTGGAAAACCTGTTTGGAGAATACTCAAAATTTTAAGGTTGTAAAACGGGCCGTCCATACCATATGAAAGGCTGTAACGTGTTAATACATACATATCCAGTGCAAATGAGAATATGAATATTGAAAGAAGGATGATTAAGTACGGTTTTTCTCTTATAAACGTTTTGATTGACATAAAATTTTACCTCAAAGATATTCCGGAAATATTCATTGTTAAAATTCACTATAAAACTGATTCACGCATTAAAATAGAATTAAAATTAGATATAACCCTTTTCCCAATTTATACCCGAATTGGATCTAAATATGATTGTATAATTATAGAATCTTTAAATAAAGGTTTTTAAGGTGTTAAAATAAGACAAAATGAAATTTAAATAAAATTTTAAAAAATATTTAACATAAACTTTGGTTTCATATTTAATTTAATACATTATTTGATCAGCTTAAAAAAAGAAGGAATGAAGTTAAACAAAATTTATACCCTTAGATTGAGTTTAATACCTGCTTAAATTTTTCTAATTCCATTTTTACATCTTCTTCAGACCTCATTGCAGCACCGTATAAACCGAATGAAGGCATCACTTCTAGGCCCGCGAATTCAAATATTGTGTGGGTTATTGAACGGAATGCTTCATTTAAGTCACCATGAGGACCTTCAGAAGAGTATAATTCCTGTGGTGACCCTGTTGTGAATGATAACATTGCCTTTTTGCCATTTAATAACCCTTCGTTGTACACTTTTCCTTCACCCATGTTATGAACAACTCCTGGTAGAAAAACTCTGTCTATCCAGCCTTTTAAAATTGCGGGCATTGAACTCCACCATACTGGGAACTGTAAAATTAGTATATCTGCCCATTTCAGTTTTTCAACTTCATCCTGTATATCCTGAGGAAGTGTTCCATTTGCAACAGCGTTGACCTGTTCAATCATAGGATTAAAGCTTTCAGGATTCTTTCTGCTGGCAAAATCCTCTTGATCCAGCACTGCTTTGAAGTTGATCCCATAAAGATCGGATATTTTAACTTCATGGCCGTTATTTTTTAATATTTTAACTGCAATGTCCTTAATGGTCCCATTTAAGGATGTGGGCTCTGGGTGTGCAAAAACTATGAATACATTCATGTTATCACCTCTTTTAATTATCTTATGTTTATGTCAGATCTGACCTAAGTAAATGTTGAAGAGCTTCAGACATCAAAGAGCAGTTTTAAAAATATTGAATTTATAGCCCCCAAAACTGTTGAATACCTATAAAAAAAGTTTCATATTAGTTTCAGGAGATGTAAATACAAAAAAAATATGATTAAATTTTACTGTAGAATAATAATTCATTTAAGTTCAACAATGTGTTAAAAAATGATTTGCTTCATTCAATTTTTAACGTGACAATGTAGTAGTAGCCTTCAGGTGGATTGTCCCTGGCAGTTTTATCAAAAATTATCTCAATGCTTTTTCCAAAGTGTTCTGCTGCAGTAACTATGTGGAAAATACCTATTCCCATATCGATCTGGTTCAACTTCTTCAGCATTCTGGCCTTTAAAAACTTGGATTGAACGCAGTATACATTGATGTTGTTCTTCGATCCTGTGAAAAACCATGGCTGACTGTTTGTAGCTGATGGTGCAATACGTGCAGCTTCCAGAAGATTATTTGCACCTTCAATATCGGTTATTCCATCCATAGATTTTCTCTTGAATTCAGAAACACTGCTTCGATACAGTGCCTCCTTGGGCTTGCCAAAGGCAAGTAAAATTATGAATTCCAGCTTTGAACTCTTTAATACTTCCTTTTTAGGTTTGGGTATTCCCTGCCAGCAGCAGCCGATACCATTGTCTGAAAGGAAAAGATCCATCTGCTGCAGCATGTAACCAATATTCGTCAGGTATCCCTCCTTATTTTCCGAAAATACTGCTATGTAGTGGGGTGCCCTTTTCATCATACGGGTTTTAATCTCATCCCCAGATACAATTTTCAGTTCAGTTTCAATATCTGGAAAAAGGGGAGTTAAGTTGTCCATATACTCTTGAATACTGGAAATATTCTCCTCATCAAGTGGATTCTGATCATAGTTCCGAATTGACTTTCTTTTGAATATAGTATCATAAAAATTCTTTTTTTCCATAAAAATCCCTCTGATTATGTATTATAAATTACATCTGAATCCAGTTACATTCTTTTCTTAGTAATTTTGGATATTTCTACAAAAAGCCAATTTAAATCCTTAAAATACTATTATTATTTATTGAATTAAAAAAAATAAATAATATTTGGTGAGTTTCTATGGATAGTGATGATCTGCTGAAAAATTTGAAGATCGTGTTGATAGTTGCCCTTGTAATTGGAATTGTGGGAGCTGTACTCTATTTAATCTACGGCCTTGCCCTTATCTGGCAGGCAATGGCTGCAGGTATCTTAACGGGATTTTTGGTTTTAATGCTGATTGTGTTCATTGGCCTGTCAATCTATCTTTGGATGAAAAATTTCTTGACTAAAAGAGAATTAAAAAGGGTAGAGATGGAATTAAAGAACTGCAAAGATCAGTTGAAGAAGTTCCATGAAAATCAGGACAAAAACTAGGTTTTACCTTCCAAAATACAAGGCTTAAATAATGTGAAAAACAATGGTACCTTGTAAGATCTGTATAAAAATTCAAGATATAATTCAGGATATGATTTCATGATAAACCGCATCTTTGGTCTGGCTGTAAGGGTTATTCTCAGTGATCCAGATGGTAAAATTCTAATTCTCAAACGATCAACAGATTCTAAGACCAACCCTGGAAAATGGGAGCTTCCAGGTGGAAAAGTGGATCAGAATGAATCATTCGACCAGGCCCTTTTAAGGGAAGTTTACGAGGAAACTGGACTTAAAATAACCCCAGATCATGTTGTGGGTGTTTCAGAGCAGAACCTGCATATAATCCGTGCTGTGCACATTATAATGTCAGGCAGGATCGTTGAGGGAGAGTTAACACTGAGCCATGAACATGAAGGTTATGCATGGGTCTTTTTAGAGAACCTTTCTGACTACGAACTTGCAGACTGGCTTC comes from the Methanobacterium aggregans genome and includes:
- a CDS encoding nitroreductase family protein: MEKKNFYDTIFKRKSIRNYDQNPLDEENISSIQEYMDNLTPLFPDIETELKIVSGDEIKTRMMKRAPHYIAVFSENKEGYLTNIGYMLQQMDLFLSDNGIGCCWQGIPKPKKEVLKSSKLEFIILLAFGKPKEALYRSSVSEFKRKSMDGITDIEGANNLLEAARIAPSATNSQPWFFTGSKNNINVYCVQSKFLKARMLKKLNQIDMGIGIFHIVTAAEHFGKSIEIIFDKTARDNPPEGYYYIVTLKIE
- a CDS encoding NUDIX hydrolase, whose product is MINRIFGLAVRVILSDPDGKILILKRSTDSKTNPGKWELPGGKVDQNESFDQALLREVYEETGLKITPDHVVGVSEQNLHIIRAVHIIMSGRIVEGELTLSHEHEGYAWVFLENLSDYELADWLHDFIANQKSLIQDYDAHKSEPDDAEQMLKRGLKSLTKSLNQFIEKNNPRKPP
- a CDS encoding NAD(P)H-dependent oxidoreductase codes for the protein MNVFIVFAHPEPTSLNGTIKDIAVKILKNNGHEVKISDLYGINFKAVLDQEDFASRKNPESFNPMIEQVNAVANGTLPQDIQDEVEKLKWADILILQFPVWWSSMPAILKGWIDRVFLPGVVHNMGEGKVYNEGLLNGKKAMLSFTTGSPQELYSSEGPHGDLNEAFRSITHTIFEFAGLEVMPSFGLYGAAMRSEEDVKMELEKFKQVLNSI